A stretch of the Malus sylvestris chromosome 10, drMalSylv7.2, whole genome shotgun sequence genome encodes the following:
- the LOC126587919 gene encoding agamous-like MADS-box protein AGL62, with protein sequence MVMKIKKPSQGRQKIAIAKIPKRNNLQVTFSKRRSGLFKKASELCTLCGVEIAIIVFSPANKPFSFGHPEVDSIVDRFVARNPYPNFQAGSTGSTQQLVEVHRNASVHELNMQLTQVVNQLEAEKKCGEALDKISKASEKQCWWERSVEELGFHELQILKASLEELKKNMTKQANGILMESSAAAVANCSSSSSPFFMMNINGVVQGDDLRCFESKIKPTNQLGSAYSFGYAGHSLF encoded by the coding sequence ATGGTGATGAAGATCAAGAAACCTAGCCAAGGTCGCCAAAAGATTGCCATTGCCAAAATACCAAAGAGAAATAATTTACAAGTCACATTCTCAAAACGTCGTTCAGGGCTCTTCAAGAAGGCCAGTGAACTATGCACACTTTGTGGGGTTGAGATTGCAATCATAGTCTTCTCTCCTGCAAACAAGCCGTTCTCCTTTGGCCACCCAGAGGTTGATTCCATCGTCGACCGCTTCGTTGCTCGAAACCCTTACCCTAATTTCCAAGCAGGGTCCACAGGTTCTACTCAACAGCTTGTTGAGGTTCACAGGAATGCTAGTGTCCATGAGCTTAACATGCAGCTGACCCAGGTTGTGAACCAGTTGGAGGCTGAGAAAAAATGTGGAGAAGCACTTGATAAAATAAGCAAAGCTAGTGAAAAGCAGTGTTGGTGGGAAAGGTCTGTGGAGGAACTAGGGTTTCATGAGCTTCAGATATTGAAGGCTTCATTGGAGGAGCTCAAGAAAAATATGACTAAACAAGCCAATGGGATTTTGATGGAGTCTAGCGCTGCTGCTGTTGCTAATtgttcttcatcatcatcaccatttttcatgatgaACATTAATGGTGTTGTTCAAGGTGACGATCTTCGTTGTTTCGAAAGCAAAATTAAACCGACAAATCAACTTGGATCTGCATATAGTTTCGGTTATGCTGGGCATAGTCTTTTCTGA